In Papio anubis isolate 15944 chromosome 20, Panubis1.0, whole genome shotgun sequence, a single window of DNA contains:
- the FCER2 gene encoding low affinity immunoglobulin epsilon Fc receptor isoform X1 — protein sequence MEEGQYSEIEELPRKRCCRRGTQIVLLGLLTAALWAGLLTLLLLWHWDTTQNLKQLEERAAQNVSQVSKNLERQHGDQMAQKSQSTQIWQDLEELRAEQQRLKSQDSELSWNLNGLQADLSSFKSQELNERNTASDLLERLREEVTKLRMELQVSNGFVCNTCPEKWINFQRKCYYFGKGTKQWLHARYACEDMEGQLVSIHSPEEQDFLTKHASHTISWIGLRNLNLKGEFIWVDGSPVDYSNWAPGEPASQSHGKDCVMMRGSGHWNNAFCDRKLGSWVCDRLATCAPPASEGSAESLGPESRPGL from the exons ATGGAGGAAGGTCAATATTCAG AGATCGAGGAGCTTCCCAGGAAGCGGTGTTGCAGGCGCGGGACTCAGATCGTGCTGCTGGGGCTGCTGACCGCTGCTCTGTGGGCCGGGCTGCTGACTCTCCTTCTCCTGTGGC acTGGGACACCACACAGAATCTAAAACAGCTGGAAGAGAGGGCTGCCCAGAACG TCTCTCAAGTTTCCAAGAACTTGGAAAGACAGCACGGTGATCAGATGGCGCAGAAATCCCAGT CCACTCAGATTTGGCAGGACCTGGAGGAACTTCGAGCTGAACAACAGAGATTGAAATCTCAGG ACTCGGAGCTGTCCTGGAACCTGAACGGGCTTCAAGCAGATCTGAGCAGCTTCAAGTCCCAGG AATTGAACGAGAGGAACACAGCTTCAGATTTGCTGGAAAGACTCCGAGAGGAGGTGACGAAGCTACGGATGGAGCTGCAGGTGTCCAATG GCTTTGTGTGCAACACGTGCCCTGAGAAGTGGATCAATTTCCAACGGAAGTGCTACTACTTCGGCAAGGGCACCAAGCAGTGGCTCCACGCCCGGTACGCCTGTGAGGACATGGAAGGGCAGCTGGTCAGCATCCACAGCCCGGAGGAGCAG GACTTCCTGACCAAGCATGCCAGCCACACCATCTCCTGGATTGGCCTTCGGAACTTGAACCTGAAGGGGGAGTTTATCTGGGTGGACGGGAGCCCCGTGGACTACAG CAACTGGGCTCCAGGGGAGCCCGCCAGCCAGAGTCACGGCAAGGACTGCGTGATGATGCGGGGCTCCGGCCACTGGAACAACGCCTTCTGCGACCGTAAGCTGGGCTCCTGGGTGTGCGACCGGCTGGCCACGTGTGCGCCGCCAGCCAGTGAAGGTTCGGCAGAGTCCCTGGGACCTGAATCAAGACCGGGGCTCTGA
- the TRAPPC5 gene encoding trafficking protein particle complex subunit 5: protein MEARFTRGKSALLERALARPRTEVSLSAFALLFSELVQHCQSRVFSVAELQARLAALGRQVGARVLDALVAREKGARRETKVLGALLFVKGAVWKALFGKEADKLEQANDDARTFYIIEREPLINTYISVPKENSTLNCASFTAGIVEAVLTHSGFPAKVTAHWHKGTTLMIKFEEAVIARDRALEGR from the coding sequence atgGAGGCGCGCTTTACGCGCGGGAAGTCGGCGCTGCTGGAGCGCGCGCTGGCGCGGCCGCGCACGGAGGTGAGCCTGAGCGCCTTCGCACTGCTGTTCTCTGAGCTGGTGCAGCACTGCCAGAGCCGCGTCTTCTCCGTGGCGGAGCTGCAGGCGCGCCTGGCCGCGCTGGGCCGCCAGGTGGGCGCGCGCGTGCTGGATGCGCTGGTGGCGCGCGAAAAGGGTGCCCGGCGTGAGACCAAGGTGCTGGGCGCGTTGCTCTTCGTCAAAGGTGCAGTGTGGAAGGCGCTCTTCGGCAAGGAGGCGGACAAGCTGGAGCAGGCCAACGATGACGCGCGTACCTTCTATATCATCGAGCGCGAGCCGCTCATCAACACCTACATCTCCGTGCCCAAGGAGAACAGCACGCTCAACTGCGCCAGCTTCACAGCGGGCATCGTGGAGGCGGTGCTCACACACAGCGGCTTCCCTGCCAAGGTCACAGCGCACTGGCACAAGGGCACCACGCTCATGATCAAGTTCGAGGAGGCGGTCATCGCTCGAGACCGGGCCCTGGAGGGCCGCTGA
- the MCEMP1 gene encoding mast cell-expressed membrane protein 1, whose amino-acid sequence MEVEEIYKHQEVKMQAPAFKDKKRGISAKNQDAHDPDYENITLAFRNQDHAKGGHSRPTSQVPAQGRPPSDSTQVPRWLYRAILSLYILLALAFVLCIILSAFIMMKNAEMSKQLLGFKTELWNVSNSMQACEERQSEVWKSVQGNITTVRSKVEKLEMQLADIRKVDIKKILELLQTKPQSPPQ is encoded by the exons ATGGAAGTGGAGGAAATCTACAAGCACCAGGAAGTCAAGATGCAAGCACCAGCCTTCAAGGACAAGAAACGGGGGATCTCCGCCAAGAATCAAG ATGCCCATGACCCAGACTATGAGAATATCACCTTGGCCTTCAGAAACCAGGACCATGCGAAGGGTGGTCATTCACGACCCACGAGTCAAG TCCCAGCCCAGGGCAGGCCACCCTCAGACTCCACCCAGGTCCCCCGCTGGTTGTACAGAGCCATCCTGAGCCTGTACATCCTCCTGGCCCTGGCCTTTGTCCTCTGCATCATCCTGTCGGCCTTCATCATGATGAAGA ATGCTGAGATGTCCAAGCAGCTGCTGGGCTTTAAAACGGAGCTTTGGAACG TCTCAAACTCCATGCAAGCATGcgaagagagacagagtgaagtCTGGAAATCTGTTCAGGGGAACATCACCACGGTCAGGAGCAAGGTGGAGAAATTAGAGATGCAATTAGCAG ACATAAGAAAAGTTGACATAAAGAAAATCTTGGAGTTGCTGCAGACGAAGCCAC AGTCCCCACCTCAATAA
- the RETN gene encoding resistin — protein sequence MKALCLLLLPVLGLLVSSQTLCSMEEAVNEKIQEGASSLVFRAIRSIGLECQSVTSRGDLATCPRGFAVTSCTCGSACGSWDVRAETTCHCQCAGMDWTGARCCRLQP from the exons ATGAAAgctctctgtctcctcctcctgcctgtcCTGGGGCTGCTGGTGTCTAGCCAGACCCTGTGCTCCATGGAAGAAGCCGTCAATGAGAAGATTCAGGAGGGCGCCAGCTCCCTAG TATTTAGGGCAATAAGGAGCATTGGCCTGGAGTGCCAGAGCGTCACCTCCAGGGGGGACCTGGCTACTTGCCCCCGAG GCTTCGCCGTCACCAGTTGCACTTGTGGCTCCGCCTGTGGCTCGTGGGATGTGCGCGCCGAGACCACATGTCACTGCCAGTGCGCGGGCATGGACTGGACCGGAGCGCGCTGCTGTCGTCTGCAGCCCTGA
- the FCER2 gene encoding low affinity immunoglobulin epsilon Fc receptor isoform X2, with translation MNPPSQEIEELPRKRCCRRGTQIVLLGLLTAALWAGLLTLLLLWHWDTTQNLKQLEERAAQNVSQVSKNLERQHGDQMAQKSQSTQIWQDLEELRAEQQRLKSQDSELSWNLNGLQADLSSFKSQELNERNTASDLLERLREEVTKLRMELQVSNGFVCNTCPEKWINFQRKCYYFGKGTKQWLHARYACEDMEGQLVSIHSPEEQDFLTKHASHTISWIGLRNLNLKGEFIWVDGSPVDYSNWAPGEPASQSHGKDCVMMRGSGHWNNAFCDRKLGSWVCDRLATCAPPASEGSAESLGPESRPGL, from the exons ATGAATCCTCCAAGCCAGG AGATCGAGGAGCTTCCCAGGAAGCGGTGTTGCAGGCGCGGGACTCAGATCGTGCTGCTGGGGCTGCTGACCGCTGCTCTGTGGGCCGGGCTGCTGACTCTCCTTCTCCTGTGGC acTGGGACACCACACAGAATCTAAAACAGCTGGAAGAGAGGGCTGCCCAGAACG TCTCTCAAGTTTCCAAGAACTTGGAAAGACAGCACGGTGATCAGATGGCGCAGAAATCCCAGT CCACTCAGATTTGGCAGGACCTGGAGGAACTTCGAGCTGAACAACAGAGATTGAAATCTCAGG ACTCGGAGCTGTCCTGGAACCTGAACGGGCTTCAAGCAGATCTGAGCAGCTTCAAGTCCCAGG AATTGAACGAGAGGAACACAGCTTCAGATTTGCTGGAAAGACTCCGAGAGGAGGTGACGAAGCTACGGATGGAGCTGCAGGTGTCCAATG GCTTTGTGTGCAACACGTGCCCTGAGAAGTGGATCAATTTCCAACGGAAGTGCTACTACTTCGGCAAGGGCACCAAGCAGTGGCTCCACGCCCGGTACGCCTGTGAGGACATGGAAGGGCAGCTGGTCAGCATCCACAGCCCGGAGGAGCAG GACTTCCTGACCAAGCATGCCAGCCACACCATCTCCTGGATTGGCCTTCGGAACTTGAACCTGAAGGGGGAGTTTATCTGGGTGGACGGGAGCCCCGTGGACTACAG CAACTGGGCTCCAGGGGAGCCCGCCAGCCAGAGTCACGGCAAGGACTGCGTGATGATGCGGGGCTCCGGCCACTGGAACAACGCCTTCTGCGACCGTAAGCTGGGCTCCTGGGTGTGCGACCGGCTGGCCACGTGTGCGCCGCCAGCCAGTGAAGGTTCGGCAGAGTCCCTGGGACCTGAATCAAGACCGGGGCTCTGA